The following are encoded in a window of Oreochromis aureus strain Israel breed Guangdong linkage group 10, ZZ_aureus, whole genome shotgun sequence genomic DNA:
- the tmprss2 gene encoding transmembrane protease serine 2 — translation MNNNQANGPMYDNQVFKHEEYSPPYSVTEQIPSHSSINQYYTSTPGIPANPRQTKGRKKCHWKYILGAFLCVTVILAVLGLLLWYFLYYQCLLGKSCGKGGMCLSHTRWCDGIIDCPDEEDESQCFRLQGANSMLESYSSSSQTWMPVCADNWDNNYGRTVCRQIGYSRDDYFAYSQTSAGALASNGYMRLKSGSSSGSLIQSQLTHSLLCFSNAVTLQCIECGKSSAAPSSRIVGGTEAVNGAWPWQVSLRVSGRHSCGGSIISPYWILSAAHCFEYYSSPSLWTVYYGDVNLNKMFNGGGVQKIINHKDFDTRTNDYDIALLKLYTPLTFNNKVRPVCLPNVDLNLSGNRQAWITGWGALQSTGPSPNIMNQAQVTIYSRATCNAPEVLNGEVTKTMFCAGKLQGGVDSCQGDSGGPLVVKEGDRWWLAGATSWGYGCALKNKPGVYANVPFFIDWIFKKIQNN, via the exons ATGAATAATAATCAG GCGAATGGTCCCATGTATGACAACCAAGTGTTTAAACATGAAGAATATAGTCCTCCATATTCTGTAACAGAGCAGATCCCCAGCCATTCCTCCATCAACCAGTATTATACTTCAACACCCGGAATACCAGCTAATCCAAGGCAAACAAAAG GAAGAAAGAAATGTCACTGGAAGTACATCCTGggtgcatttctgtgtgtgactgttatCCTGGCAGTGCTCGGACTCTTGCTGTGGTACTTCC TATACTACCAGTGTCTACTGGGGAAGTCGTGTGGAAAAGGTGGGATGTGTCTGAGCCATACCCGGTGGTGTGATGGAATCATTGACTGTCCAGATGAAGAGGATGAATCTCAGTGCT TTCGCCTCCAAGGGGCCAACTCCATGCTGGAGAGTTATTCATCAAGCAGCCAGACCTGGATGCCCGTGTGTGCTGACAACTGGGATAATAACTATGGAAGAACTGTGTGCAGACAGATTGGTTACAGCAG AGATGATTATTTTGCCTACAGCCAAACCAGTGCAGGTGCTTTGGCCTCCAATGGATATATGAGGCTGAAGTCCGGAAGTAGTAGTGGCTCACTAATACAGTCACAGCTCACTCACAG CTTACTGTGCTTCTCCAATGCTGTCACACTTCAGTGTATTG AATGTGGCAAGAGTTCAGCAGCTCCGAGCAGTCGTATTGTGGGTGGCACAGAGGCTGTAAATGGAGCCTGGCCATGGCAGGTCAGCCTCCGGGTTTCGGGTCGACACAGCTGCGGAGGCTCCATTATCAGCCCATACTGGATCCTGTCTGCTGCACACTGCTTTGAATA TTACTCTTCTCCTTCATTGTGGACGGTATACTATGGGGACGTGAACTTGAATAAGATGTTTAATGGCGGAGGAGTTCAGAAAATCATCAACCATAAAGATTTTGACACAAGAACTAATGATTATGACATTGCTCTCCTAAAGCTTTATACACCTCTGACTTTTAACA ATAAAGTTCGGCCGGTGTGTCTCCCCAATGTTGACCTGAACCTTTCTGGTAATCGTCAAGCATGGATCACAGGATGGGGAGCATTGCAGTCAACAG GGCCATCCCCCAACATAATGAATCAAGCCCAGGTGACCATTTACAGCAGGGCCACTTGTAATGCACCTGAAGTATTAAATGGTGAAGTCACCAAGACCATGTTCTGTGCAGGTAAACTGCAGGGAGGAGTTGACTCCTGTCAG GGTGACAGTGGAGGTCCCCTGGTCGTGAAAGAAGGAGATCGATGGTGGCTGGCAGGAGCTACTAGCTGGGGTTATGGATGTGCTTTGAAGAACAAGCCAGGAGTCTATGCCAATGTACCATTCTTTATTGACTGGATATTCAAAAAAATACAG AATAACTGA
- the acat1 gene encoding acetyl-CoA acetyltransferase, mitochondrial: MSSNGLLTMHAQICKRLVHKYLSRTYTSHPSLNEVVIVSAVRTPMGSFKGSLASVPATKLGSIAIKGAIDKAGIAPEEVKEVYMGNVLQAGEGQAPTRQALLGAGLTLSTPATTINKVCASGMKSIMMAAQSLMCGHQDVMVAGGMESMSNVPYVMARETPSYGGVRMEDLIVKDGLTDVYNKFHMGNCAENTAKNCKISREEQDAYAINSYSRSRAAHEAGVLAKEIVPVTIPQKGKPDVVVSEDEEWRRVDFSKVPKLRAVFQKENGTVTAANASTLNDGAAALVLMTADAAKRLSVTPLARVVSFADAAVAPIDFPIAPAFAVPKVLDAAGLKNDDIAMWEINEAFSVVVLANIKMLNIDPAKVNINGGAVSLGHPIGMSGARIVGHMVHNLKSGQYGLAGICNGGGGASSVLIQKL; this comes from the exons GTTCACAAGTATCTGTCGAGAACCTACACATCTCATCCTTCCCTCAAT GAAGTCGTCATTGTCAGCGCAGTCCGCACTCCAATGGGATCCTTCAAAGGCAGCCTAGCTTCAGTTCCAGCCACCAAACTGGGCTCTATTGCCATCAAGGGGGCCATTGACAAAGCAG GAATTGCTCCGGAAGAAGTGAAGGAAGTCTACATGGGCAATGTGCTTCAGGCTGGCGAAGGACAGGCCCCCACACGACAGGCCTTGCTTGGAGCAG GACTGACCCTCAGCACACCAGCAACAACCATCAACAAAGTCTGTGCCTCTGGAATGAAGTCCATCATGATGGCAGCTCAGAGTCTAATGTGTGGACACCAG GATGTGATGGTGGCAGGAGGCATGGAGAGCATGTCCAATGTACCTTATGTCATGGCAAGAGAGACCCCATCCTACGGAGGAGTGAGGATGGAAGACCTCATTGTGAAGGACGGACTCACTGATGTCTACAACAAATTCCACATG GGTAACTGTGCAGAAAACACAGCCAAGAACTGCAAAATCAGCAGAGAGGAGCAGGATGCGTACGCCATCAACTCTTATAGCCGCAGCAGAGCAGCGCATGAGGCCGGTGTGCTGGCAAAGGAGATAGTACCTGTTACTATTCCCCAGAAAG GCAAACCTGATGTGGTGGTGTCTGAGGATGAGGAGTGGAGACGGGTCGACTTCAGCAAAGTCCCCAAACTGAGGGCTGTGTTCCAGAAAGAGAACG GCACGGTGACAGCAGCCAATGCCAGCACACTGAACGACGGAGCTGCAGCTCTTGTTTTAATGACAGCAGATGCAGCAAAAAGACTCAGTGTGACTCCACTGGCCAGGGTTGTTT CTTTTGCCGATGCTGCAGTTGCACCCATTGATTTCCCCATTGCTCCTGCATTTGCTGTACCAAAG gTGCTGGATGCAGCGGGGCTGAAGAACGATGATATTGCCATGTGGGAGATCAATGAGGCCTTTAGCGTGGTTGTGCTGGCTAACATCAAGATGCTGAACATCGACCCAGCAAAAGTCAACATTAACGGGGGAGCTGTGTCACTGGGACACCCCATTGG GATGTCTGGTGCAAGAATTGTGGGTCACATGGTGCACAACCTGAAGTCTGGTCAGTACGGGCTGGCGGGCATCTGCAATGGAGGTGGTGGAGCTTCTTCTGTTCTGATCCAGAAGCTGTAA